A part of Saccharicrinis carchari genomic DNA contains:
- a CDS encoding RNA polymerase sigma factor, with product MTATQFNESLLGLQDRLRYFALSLTANEEDANDLLQETTLKALTYRKQFVSNTNFKAWVFTIMKNTFINNYRRIQKTRNTFESAEDAYRVAFKGNYTSETPEMVQAVNEMNQSIEKLEDEFKVPFTMHTSGFKYKEIAEELNLPIGTVKSRIFFTRKKLQSMLAD from the coding sequence ATGACAGCAACGCAATTTAACGAGAGCTTACTGGGTTTGCAAGACAGACTTAGGTATTTTGCGCTTAGTTTAACCGCAAATGAAGAAGATGCCAATGATCTTCTACAAGAAACGACTTTAAAAGCGCTTACATATAGAAAACAATTTGTATCCAACACAAATTTTAAAGCATGGGTGTTTACCATCATGAAAAACACTTTTATTAATAATTACCGTAGGATTCAAAAAACCAGGAATACTTTTGAATCGGCCGAAGATGCCTACCGTGTAGCTTTTAAGGGCAACTACACCTCTGAAACGCCTGAAATGGTTCAGGCGGTAAACGAAATGAATCAAAGTATCGAAAAATTAGAGGATGAATTCAAAGTTCCTTTTACTATGCACACATCAGGCTTTAAGTATAAGGAAATTGCAGAAGAACTCAACCTTCCCATAGGTACAGTTAAAAGTCGGATATTTTTTACACGCAAAAAGCTGCAAAGTATGCTGGCGGATTAG